A genomic stretch from Flavobacterium humidisoli includes:
- a CDS encoding PH domain-containing protein, with translation MKEQFKKFLNEEQDPKAIEKITSKLTDLLMKGEEVGYIAVQKKPAITVFPDSIILTNKRIIICTPKNLGLSMNFTDYTWDDITSSFVKENILGSEFSFSTNTDLILSIDYIPKIQARKMYTYAKEQLDLLKNPVQTAAPVQEIVEEAEVEDEIEEVETEEVTSFAEILPAAPAVTETFEPLPTQPTQPAGERRLSDLSKEELFDKLQNYKKLLDNGLIMQGEYDAYKKEILSYM, from the coding sequence ATGAAAGAACAATTTAAAAAATTTCTGAACGAAGAACAAGATCCAAAAGCGATTGAAAAAATAACTTCGAAACTTACTGATTTATTAATGAAAGGTGAAGAAGTTGGTTACATCGCCGTGCAAAAAAAACCTGCAATTACTGTTTTTCCTGATAGTATAATCTTAACCAATAAACGTATTATTATTTGCACGCCTAAAAACTTAGGCCTTTCAATGAATTTTACAGATTATACTTGGGATGATATTACAAGCTCATTTGTAAAAGAAAATATTTTAGGTTCTGAATTTTCATTTAGCACTAATACAGACCTGATTCTTTCTATAGATTATATTCCGAAAATTCAGGCTAGAAAAATGTATACTTATGCTAAAGAGCAATTAGATTTATTAAAAAATCCTGTTCAGACAGCAGCTCCAGTTCAAGAAATTGTGGAAGAAGCAGAAGTTGAAGACGAAATCGAAGAGGTAGAAACAGAAGAAGTAACAAGCTTTGCAGAAATTTTGCCTGCAGCTCCAGCTGTGACAGAAACTTTTGAACCGCTTCCGACGCAACCAACTCAACCTGCTGGAGAACGTAGGTTAAGTGATTTATCTAAAGAAGAACTTTTTGATAAACTACAGAATTACAAAAAACTTCTTGATAATGGTTTGATCATGCAAGGAGAATATGATGCTTATAAAAAAGAGATTTTAAGTTATATGTAA
- a CDS encoding DUF4407 domain-containing protein — protein MLKQFFILCSGADRDLLKDCSEGEQTKYVGIGATVFFTAVMAFLASAYALFTVFDSIYPALIFGFVWSLLIFNLDRFIVSTIKKRDRFLDEFLQATPRIALAIIIAIVISKPLEIKIFEKEINTVLLKEKNEMELANKKQIGTYFKTDLDKNKAEIAALKADIVKKEKEVNDLYSVYITEAEGTAGTKKLGKGPVYKEKREKHDAALKEFETLKKANEAKIAEKEKAGVQLQADLDKKVSQTQPIIEGFDGLMARINALNKLPWLPSFFIMLLFLAIETSPIIAKLLAPKGEFDFKQEEAETAMKATLTQNKYQRELLVKTSAEMHDKVYADIAEDKGLFDLQRKNAKELLELQSHKFVEKQKATL, from the coding sequence ATGTTAAAACAATTTTTTATCCTATGTTCAGGAGCCGACCGTGACCTCTTGAAAGACTGCTCAGAAGGCGAACAAACTAAATACGTTGGTATTGGCGCCACCGTGTTCTTTACGGCAGTTATGGCTTTTCTAGCCAGTGCTTATGCGCTTTTTACGGTTTTCGATTCTATTTATCCCGCTTTAATTTTCGGATTTGTTTGGAGTTTACTAATCTTCAATTTAGACCGGTTTATCGTTTCTACCATTAAAAAAAGAGATCGTTTTCTAGACGAATTCCTTCAGGCAACTCCACGAATTGCCTTGGCTATTATTATTGCTATTGTAATTTCTAAGCCATTGGAGATTAAGATTTTCGAAAAAGAAATCAATACTGTTTTGTTGAAAGAGAAAAACGAAATGGAACTGGCCAACAAAAAACAAATCGGAACGTATTTCAAAACAGATTTAGATAAGAATAAAGCCGAGATTGCAGCATTAAAAGCTGATATTGTAAAGAAAGAAAAAGAAGTAAACGATTTGTACTCGGTTTATATTACCGAAGCCGAAGGAACTGCTGGAACTAAAAAGTTAGGAAAAGGTCCGGTTTATAAAGAGAAACGCGAAAAACACGATGCGGCTTTAAAAGAATTTGAAACGCTTAAAAAGGCAAACGAAGCTAAAATTGCCGAAAAAGAAAAGGCAGGCGTACAGCTTCAGGCTGATTTAGATAAAAAAGTTTCGCAGACACAACCTATCATTGAAGGCTTCGACGGATTAATGGCGCGCATCAATGCGTTAAATAAACTGCCTTGGCTTCCGTCATTTTTCATTATGCTGTTGTTTCTGGCAATCGAAACCTCTCCAATTATAGCTAAATTATTAGCTCCAAAAGGGGAATTCGATTTCAAACAAGAAGAAGCCGAAACCGCAATGAAAGCAACGTTGACACAAAACAAATACCAACGCGAATTGTTAGTTAAAACCAGTGCCGAAATGCATGATAAAGTGTATGCTGATATCGCAGAAGATAAAGGTCTATTTGATCTGCAGCGAAAAAATGCAAAAGAGTTATTAGAATTGCAATCGCATAAATTTGTAGAAAAGCAGAAAGCGACTTTATAG
- a CDS encoding MmcQ/YjbR family DNA-binding protein: protein MNLETFYEYCLSKKGVSEHFPFDEDTLVFKVGGKMFALSSLSQWEKNEQSANLKCDPDRAQELRAEYDEIQPGFHMSKVHWNTVALNGNLPDKFVKELIDHSYELVFKSLTKKIQNDITELEN from the coding sequence ATGAATTTAGAAACTTTTTACGAATATTGTCTTTCAAAAAAAGGGGTCAGCGAGCATTTTCCTTTTGATGAGGATACTTTGGTCTTTAAAGTGGGCGGAAAAATGTTTGCATTGTCTTCGCTTTCCCAATGGGAAAAAAATGAACAATCAGCAAATTTAAAGTGCGACCCAGACCGCGCACAGGAACTTCGAGCAGAGTATGACGAAATACAACCTGGATTTCATATGAGTAAAGTGCACTGGAATACCGTGGCTTTGAACGGAAATTTACCTGATAAATTCGTGAAGGAACTTATAGACCATTCGTACGAATTGGTCTTCAAAAGTTTGACGAAGAAAATTCAAAATGATATAACCGAATTAGAAAATTAG